One window of Alkaliphilus metalliredigens QYMF genomic DNA carries:
- the pyk gene encoding pyruvate kinase, with protein MKKTKIVCTIGPASESKEVFTELVKQGLNVARLNFSHGNHEEHGERIKMIKEVRRELEQSVAILLDTKGPEIRTGKFKDPEVLLAEGQVFTVTTRDVVGDQNMCSVSYEGLARDVKPGDEILIDDGLVGLRVQKIIQGTDVECIVENAGIVKNHKGVNVPGVQINLPAITEKDEGDIVFGIQMDIDFIAASFVRKASDVLAIKRILEENNADHIQIISKIENQEGMDNLDEIIEVSDGIMVARGDLGVEIPTEDVPLAQKEMILKCNKVGKPVITATQMLDSMMRNPRPTRAEVTDVANAIFDGTDAIMLSGETAAGKYPIESVKTMARIALRTEGAIDYRSLLNKKAQERELTITDAISHATCSTASDLQASAILIATSSGHTARMVSRFKPQAPIIAATTSERVMRKLSLTWGAYCLLVDEFQSTDDIIDATVEHALEKEYIKRGDLIVMTAGVPVGIAGTTNLLKVHIVGDVLVNGTGVGKIPATGKVVVIHQHDELGQETFNEGDILVVSCTDKDLIPLMEKAGAMIVEEGGITSHAAIVGLNLHKPTVVGAIGATEKLKTGDIVTVDTIRGLIYSGKTRVL; from the coding sequence GAAAAAAACAAAAATTGTCTGTACAATAGGGCCAGCCAGTGAATCTAAGGAAGTGTTCACTGAGTTAGTAAAGCAGGGTTTAAACGTAGCTAGGTTAAACTTTTCCCATGGAAACCATGAAGAGCATGGTGAGCGAATTAAAATGATTAAAGAAGTGAGACGAGAGCTTGAACAATCTGTAGCAATTTTACTAGATACTAAGGGACCAGAAATTCGCACAGGAAAGTTTAAAGATCCAGAGGTCCTGCTAGCGGAAGGGCAGGTATTCACTGTGACCACACGTGATGTCGTAGGGGATCAAAATATGTGTAGTGTTAGCTATGAAGGGTTGGCTAGAGATGTTAAGCCTGGAGATGAAATATTGATTGATGATGGACTAGTGGGACTTAGGGTGCAAAAAATCATCCAAGGAACAGATGTTGAATGCATCGTTGAAAATGCAGGAATCGTGAAAAATCACAAAGGAGTCAATGTTCCAGGGGTACAAATTAATTTACCTGCCATTACAGAAAAAGATGAAGGTGATATTGTATTTGGAATCCAGATGGATATTGATTTTATTGCGGCTTCCTTCGTCAGAAAAGCATCTGATGTATTGGCTATCAAAAGGATATTAGAGGAAAATAATGCAGATCATATTCAAATTATCTCTAAAATAGAGAATCAAGAAGGAATGGATAATTTAGATGAAATCATAGAAGTCTCAGATGGGATTATGGTAGCTCGAGGAGATTTAGGTGTAGAAATACCAACAGAAGATGTTCCCCTAGCTCAAAAAGAAATGATTCTAAAATGTAACAAGGTTGGAAAACCAGTGATCACAGCTACTCAGATGTTGGATTCTATGATGCGTAATCCTAGACCCACTCGTGCAGAGGTAACGGATGTGGCCAATGCAATATTTGATGGAACCGATGCAATCATGCTTTCGGGGGAAACCGCAGCAGGAAAATATCCGATAGAATCTGTGAAAACAATGGCGAGAATCGCATTAAGAACTGAAGGGGCCATTGATTACCGTAGCCTATTGAACAAAAAGGCCCAAGAACGGGAATTGACAATCACCGATGCAATTAGTCATGCTACCTGCAGTACAGCAAGTGACTTACAGGCATCTGCAATTTTAATAGCTACGTCCTCAGGACATACCGCAAGGATGGTCTCTCGATTTAAACCTCAGGCACCAATTATTGCAGCCACAACCAGTGAGCGTGTGATGAGAAAGCTGAGTTTAACTTGGGGTGCTTATTGTCTATTAGTAGATGAATTTCAATCAACCGATGATATTATTGATGCAACAGTGGAACATGCCTTGGAGAAAGAGTATATTAAGAGAGGCGACTTGATCGTTATGACGGCAGGAGTGCCTGTAGGCATAGCAGGAACAACAAACCTATTGAAGGTACATATTGTTGGGGATGTATTGGTAAATGGAACCGGGGTAGGCAAAATTCCCGCCACTGGAAAAGTGGTTGTGATCCATCAGCATGATGAGCTAGGACAAGAAACATTCAATGAGGGTGACATTTTAGTGGTTTCTTGTACAGATAAGGATCTGATTCCATTGATGGAGAAAGCAGGGGCTATGATTGTAGAAGAAGGTGGCATCACAAGTCATGCAGCTATTGTAGGGTTAAACCTTCATAAGCCCACAGTGGTTGGAGCCATAGGCGCAACAGAGAAGCTGAAAACCGGAGATATTGTCACTGTAGATACCATTCGGGGATTGATATATAGTGGAAAGACACGTGTCTTGTAA